The Arctopsyche grandis isolate Sample6627 unplaced genomic scaffold, ASM5162203v2 HiC_scaffold_46, whole genome shotgun sequence genome has a segment encoding these proteins:
- the LOC143921918 gene encoding uncharacterized protein LOC143921918 has translation MSSAENEEIEASTSKSHKGRNPTRDVEPIRDRSSSRIHQTRSQTQSIEILAKENKVEVIMTSIELRYSGAVQRLKGKIDKSSELDEGQYQTIKEAYDYVRKLHYEYLDNLTDIPKAAKIDEEYDAITITVKNLKAALDCQSFQDSKLKVEQATIKFARDKLPTLTIPTFQGDPSEWQSFQQAFKNIIGNKTEYSNVTKLQYLHQSLIGPALAAVSGLDISSDNYEIAWSILDKQYNLPRLNLKTRINSLCDLKLITRESHIELRNLLNQVTVCIKNIESLGYAREILDPWVTCLVLRKLPFNIVRDWEISLVSREMPPYESLETFLQNRCNVLQSTASVTTVKEFPHSRQRIMRTHVANKNPSSKVNACAFCRNNHFIGKCDKFKAKSSMERNEFVKSNNMCFKCLNSSHKITNCKSNYNCLRCKQNHHTLLHQDDTFSSNNTGRKSINAHSTHFSQREIILPTVQVDIITSNGTVVKGRTLLDSGSQVNYVTTSFAKKNNFKLEKISQKIVGIANQESSIRHITKVTIRSSTTNYSTKVLCLVLPEITGEIPTVKLDQQLISIPAGIKLSDPLWNKPTPIDFLLGAEICVHAMKAGTIQLGKGMPILKDTEFGWTIVGPYPEVNNAPGKSHIGLSQLDSHIQNFWMIDQVPMVKHQSLEEKRCEEHFQAHTSRDKNGRFCVALPYKNSPVVLGSSLHIAEKRHKTLERRFLANNNLKMEYNKVLEEYINLGHMSECEPPEAHEVHCYLPHHVVVKESSLTTKYRVVFDASAKTTSNISLNNILMVGPSVQSDLLSLLLNFRLHKYVITADIKQMYRQIQIAEKNKNVQRIIWRTDPQSKFKHYKLNTVTFGTASAPFLATRCLNQLAEENRNKYPIASKVIERDFYVDDLLTGTNTIEAGKLLKVQLETILLSAGMPLSKWTSNNSDIITDVKADDCSDFNFSNESHKTLGLFWKPREDVFVFKVQTEVETENITKRNFLSVISQIFDPLGLLSPLLINYKILMQSVWQQTIGWDEFIPQTIFKKWKDCQLSNTVMKLYKIPRLIILNNVINIQAHGFCDASEKAYGACIYVKCTDQLGNSKCHLVCSRSRVAPLSFVTIPRLELCSAMLLSKLMKSTIDQLTIHINEKYYWTDSTVALHWIRGESCKWTTFVANRVAEIQSISQPIEWYHVSSTDNPADLISRGTQPSELNHNSLWWDGPSWLKLDESRWPRRPPEITIDLPERRVVTNATLVRENNWIDKHSHLPRLLRVLSYVRRPLRNKQLNVKENNEPSALELKDALNNLIRLSQMESFPLEYRLLSKGHPIPSSSKLAKLSPLFHENLICVGSRLPLGTTLSTSPIILSNKHKLTHMIVRDAHLKYIHLGTQALLSLLRQTYWPLAGHNTVKGVVRSCVICFRNKPLSHNRLMGLLPLERTTANFPFSHVGIDFAGPFPVKSGCNKNSKIIKGYVCVFVCFSSKAVHLELVGDLTSSNFLNCLRRFVARRGRPNTIYSDNATNFVGASRELVNLVKLIYERPHEEKLLRYVASEGIRWKFNPPRAPHMGGLWEAAVKSMKIHLNKVLKATTLNFESFCTVLTQIEACMNSRPLSPLSSDPLDLLPLTPGHFLIGRSLLALPMEVKYNTNVHANLLQIQLTTAAFWKRWSAEYLHSLQLRHKWKKDSSNNLSVGQMVLLKEEHMLPTRWVLGRVTKLYPGPDGRVRVVDVFTASGEFRRSSHLVAPLPTLPQGPLDRKEDQQEGGETAASIPSTSVA, from the coding sequence atgtcaagtgctgaaaacgaggaaatagaagcttcgacttccaagtcgcataaaggtcgaaatccaactagggacgtagaacctattagagacaggtcaagctctagaatacatcagactcgaagtcagactcaatcgatagaaatattagcgaaggaaaataaagtagaagttataatgacgtcaatagaattaaggtattcaggcgcggtacaaagactaaaaggaaaaatagataaatcctccgaattagatgaaggacagtatcaaaccattaaagaagcatacgattatgtccgaaaactccattacgaatatttagataaccttacagacataccgaaagcggccaaaatagacgaagagtacgatgcaattacaataacagttaaaaatcttaaagcagcattagattgccaatcctttcaagatagtaaactaaaggtagagcaagcaacaattaaatttgctagagataagttaccgacgttaaccattcccacatttcagggagatccatctgaatggcaatcgtttcaacaagcttttaagaatataataggaaacaaaacggaatattcgaatgtcacgaaattgcaatatttgcatcaatccttaatcggtcccgctttggcagctgtatcaggtttagatattagctcagacaattacgaaatagcttggagtattttagacaagcaatataatttaccaagacttaatctcaaaactaggattaattcactttgtgacttaaaattaatcacaagagaatcacatatcgaattgagaaatctattgaatcaggtaacagtgtgtattaaaaacattgaatcgttgggttacgcgagagaaattttagatccatgggtaacatgtttagttctaaggaaattaccttttaatatagtaagagactgggaaatatcgctggttagcagagaaatgccaccatatgaaagtttagagacattcttgcagaatagatgtaatgtattacaatctactgcatctgtaactacggtgaaggaattccctcatagtcgtcaaagaatcatgagaactcatgtcgcgaacaaaaacccatcaagtaaggtaaacgcatgcgcattctgtcgaaataatcatttcataggcaaatgtgataaattcaaagcaaaatccagtatggaaagaaatgaattcgttaaatctaataacatgtgttttaaatgtttaaattcatcgcataagataacaaattgcaagtctaactataattgcttaaggtgcaaacaaaaccatcacactttgttgcatcaggacgatacatttagttccaataatacgggaaggaagtcaattaatgctcattctactcatttctctcaaagggagataattttaccgacggtacaagtagacattataacgtccaatggaacggtcgttaagggtcgcacattattagattccggctcacaagtcaactatgttaccacatctttcgctaagaagaataacttcaaattagagaaaatctctcaaaaaattgtaggtatcgctaatcaagaaagtagcattcgtcacatcaccaaggtgaccataaggtcttcaaccactaattactcaaccaaagtgttgtgtttggtattaccagaaattactggcgaaattccaactgtgaaactggatcaacagttaatttcaataccagcgggaatcaagttatcagatcccctttggaataaaccgacgccaatcgatttcttgctcggcgccgagatttgcgttcatgctatgaaagcaggaaccatccagttaggaaaaggtatgcctatcttaaaggataccgaattcggatggacaatagttggtccatatcccgaagtaaataatgctccagggaagagccacataggcttaagtcaattagacagtcacattcaaaacttttggatgatcgaccaggttcctatggtaaaacatcaatctcttgaggagaaaagatgtgaggaacatttccaagcacacacatcacgagataaaaacggtagattttgtgtagctttaccatataaaaattccccggtagtattaggaagttcattgcacattgcggagaaaagacacaaaactttggaaagacgttttttagccaataataatttaaaaatggaatacaataaagttttagaagagtacataaatttaggacatatgtcagagtgtgaacctccggaggcacatgaggttcattgttatttacctcatcacgtcgtggttaaggagtctagccttaccactaaatatcgtgtagtttttgatgcgtccgcaaagacaacgtctaatatctcactaaataatattttgatggtgggacctagtgtccaatcagatttgttaagtttactactcaactttcgactccataaatacgtgattactgcggatattaagcagatgtaccgacagattcaaatagcagagaaaaataaaaatgtacaacgaatcatttggcgaacagatccccagagtaaattcaagcattacaagcttaatacagtaacattcggaactgcttcagccccatttttagctactagatgtctaaatcagttagcagaggagaatagaaacaaatatcccatcgctagtaaagtgatcgaacgtgatttttatgttgatgatttgctcacgggaactaatactattgaagctggtaaattattaaaggttcaactggaaaccatattattatcagccggtatgcccttaagcaaatggacatcgaacaactccgatataatcacggatgttaaagctgacgattgttcagattttaacttctctaacgaatcacacaaaactttaggtttattttggaaaccgcgggaagacgtttttgtatttaaggttcaaaccgaagtcgagactgaaaatataacaaaaagaaactttttatcagtaattagtcagatcttcgacccattaggactattatctccattgttaattaattataagatattaatgcaatctgtctggcaacaaaccattggttgggatgaattcattcctcagacaatcttcaaaaaatggaaagattgtcaattatccaatacagtcatgaaactttataaaattcctagattgataatactaaataatgtcattaatatacaggcacacggattttgtgacgcatccgagaaagcttatggtgcttgtatttatgtaaaatgtactgatcaattgggaaattccaaatgtcatcttgtgtgttctcgttcgagagtcgctccgctcagttttgtaactattccgcgtttagagctgtgctccgctatgttattatcaaagttaatgaagtcaacaatagaccaattaacaattcatattaatgaaaaatattattggacggattcaaccgtcgcattgcattggattagaggagagtcatgtaaatggaccaccttcgttgccaatcgagtggccgaaatccaatcaatatctcaacccattgagtggtaccatgtctcctctacagacaatccagcagatttaatttctcgagggactcaaccatcagaattaaatcataattcgttatggtgggacggccctagttggttgaaattagacgaatcacgatggcctcgaagacctcctgagatcacaatagatcttccagagagaagggtagtcactaacgctacccttgtgagggaaaataattggatagataaacattctcatcttccaagactccttcgagttttatcatatgttcgtcggccactaaggaataaacaattaaacgttaaagaaaataacgaaccgtccgctttagaattaaaagatgctttaaataatttgataaggttatcgcaaatggaatcatttccattggaatatcgtttgctgagcaagggacatccaattcccagtagcagtaaattagctaaattgtcccctctattccacgagaatttaatttgtgttggaagtagacttcctctgggaacaactctatcaacgtcacccattatcttgtcaaataagcataaacttacacacatgattgtccgagatgcgcacttgaaatatattcacttgggtactcaagccttactgtcgttattgcggcagacctattggccattggccggacataatactgtcaaaggagtggtgcgttcatgtgtcatttgtttcagaaataaaccactgtcacacaatagattaatgggattactcccgcttgaacgtaccactgcgaattttcctttcagtcatgtggggatagatttcgcaggaccttttcctgtgaagagtggttgcaataagaattctaagataattaagggttacgtttgtgtctttgtgtgtttttccagtaaggcagttcacttggaacttgtcggagacttaacgagttcaaatttcttaaattgtttaagaagattcgtagccagacgtggcaggcccaatacgatatattccgacaatgctactaattttgtcggtgcaagtcgtgaactcgttaatttagtaaaattaatttacgaacgtcctcatgaggagaagctactacggtatgtagcctccgaagggattcgttggaagtttaacccgccaagggcgcctcacatgggagggctgtgggaagcagcggttaaatccatgaagattcatttaaacaaggtgttaaaggccaccaccttaaatttcgaatcattttgtacggtattgactcaaatagaagcttgcatgaattcccgtcctcttagtcccttgtcttcggatccactagaccttttacccctcacacctggacatttcttaattggcagatccttactcgctcttccaatggaggttaaatataacactaatgtccatgccaatctgcttcagatacaattgaccacagcagcattttggaaacgttggtcggcggaatatttacattctttgcagttacgacacaaatggaagaaggactcgagcaacaatctgagtgtgggtcaaatggtcctgttaaaggaggaacacatgctgccaacccgatgggtcttgggtcgagtcactaaattgtatcccggaccagatggcagagttcgagtcgtcgacgtctttactgccagcggagagtttcgtcggtccagtcatctagtggcgccattgccgactctaccacaaggaccacttgacaggaaggaagatcagcaagagggaggagaaacagcagcttcaattccgtcaacttcggtagcttag